The following are from one region of the Fusarium verticillioides 7600 chromosome 1, whole genome shotgun sequence genome:
- a CDS encoding adenine phosphoribosyltransferase, with translation MSAQEPLPSTTNSSSAINNTTSTAVASQDASGRQPSSSAAGSSELSGAKISLRKSLRSFPDFPIPGINFVDIMPLFADPTAHATLVDALELQIAEAFPTKPDVIVGLDARGFLFGPGLALRLGVSFAAVRKQGKLPGPCATAEYVKEYGKDLFQMQEDAVREGQKVLIVDDIIATGGSAKAAAELVQQLKGEVIGYLFILEIPGLNGQEKLGTAPVKILLEDA, from the exons aTGAGTGCTCAAGAACCCCTCCCCTCTaccacaaactcatcctcagcgATAAACAACACCACGTCTACCGCTGTCGCTAGCCAAGATGCCTCGGGACGACagccctcctcctccgccgccgGTTCCTCCGAACTCTCCGGTGCAAAGATAAGCCTGCGCAAGTCGCTGCGAAGCTTCCCCGACTTCCCTATCCCGGGTATCAACTTTGTCGATATTATGCCTCTCTTCGCCGACCCAACCGCCCATGCCACCCTTGTCGATGCTCTCGAACTTCAGATCGCCGAGGCTTTCCCCACCAAGCCTGATGTTATCGTAGGCCTTGACGCCCgtggcttcctcttcggccCTGGTCTTGCGCTCCGCCTCGGTGTTTCTTTTGCTGCTGTCCGCAAGCAGGGCAAGCTCCCTGGGCCTTGTGCTACCGCAGAGTATGTGAAAGAGTATGGCAAGGATCTGTTCCAGATGCAGGAAGACGCCGTCCGTGAGGGCCAGAAGGTCCTTATTGTGGACGACATCATTGCTACGG GTGGTTCTGCAAAGGCTGCAGCTGAACTCGTCCAGCAGCTCAAGGGCGAGGTCATCGGATACTTGTTTATTCTTGAGATCCCTGGTCTGAACGGCCAGGAGAAGCTCGGCACTGCTCCTGTCAAgattcttcttgaagatgcttAA